A section of the Tenrec ecaudatus isolate mTenEca1 chromosome 15, mTenEca1.hap1, whole genome shotgun sequence genome encodes:
- the CABYR gene encoding calcium-binding tyrosine phosphorylation-regulated protein — protein MISSKPRLVVPYGLKTLLEGLSRAILKTNPPNITQFAAVYFKELILYREGNTPMDVKELVKQFHQIKVEKWSEGMVAEKKQEVVKEPERPTSISPEPVITRMEKSTDTQEDNISGPLFSSKTTQFPSVHATLLKSVDVSEVGSDASTKPPTPKAATPPQSPASEAVSQEFAYVPADPAQFAAQMLGNIPSVHSEQSDVLMVDVATSIPVFSEEVLRVEASEDHVVPCPVAYSGEVAEIQVVSQTSVHVDKRPSPKDHQPEPPTEASSTPLQDEQEPPANDQAPEVPFQADIEVTSTLHIASLYNDVPVTEGVAYVEQMPEQIVIPFTDQVAHLKEHEQSPPATPPVASKRASGMSAKAVEAEQHPVEVEDKQRRSSVHVEAEGTILLSDSSLKELQEVAAQTRHREGSVQSQGSQKSLILEMKVNAVIPNSTGQDEIWENTASLEMEVNPLPSERPANDVPSGTSVRSSSGPPHPAPEGLTEPDTEAEGDAAPEQGLLEPAIAASEAGQPPPYSNMWTLYCLTDMNQQSRPSPPPAPGPFPQAALYLPNPKDPQFLQHPPKVTSPAYVMMDDTKKSSAPPFILVGSNVQEAQDWKPVPGHAVVPQADALKRYAAVQVPIAVPAEQKFQKHSPNPQNVNLPTSGQDVPRPQSPVYLSVAFPVEDVAKKSSGSGDKRTPCGSYGIAGEITVTTAQVRRAET, from the exons TTGAGAAGTGGTCAGAAGGAATGGtagcagagaagaaacaagaAGTTGTGAAAGAACCAGAAAGACCAACTTCAATTTCTCCCGAACCTGTCATTACACGGATGGAAAAATCTACCGACACCCAGGAGGATAATATAAGTGGACCACTATTCAGCAGCAAAACCACCCAGTTTCCATCAGTGCATGCTACACTCCTGAAGTCGGTGGATGTCTCTGAAGTCGGTTCTGATGCATCTACCAAACCACCCACCCCTAAGGCCGCCACCCCGCCCCAGTCACCAGCATCAGAAGCTGTCTCGCAAGAGTTTGCCTATGTCCCAGCTGACCCCGCCCAGTTTGCTGCCCAGATGTTAGGTAACATTCCGTCTGTTCATTCTGAGCAATCTGACGTTCTCATGGTGGATGTGGCCACAAGTATACCTGTTTTTTCTGAGGAGGTGCTGAGAGTAGAGGCTTCTGAAGACCATGTGGTGCCTTGTCCCGTTGCGTATTCTGGAGAGGTGGCAGAGATACAGGTTGTGAGCCAAACATCTGTCCATGTAGATAAAAGGCCTAGCCCCAAAGACCACCAGCCCGAACCACCAAccgaggcttcctcaacccccttGCAGGATGAACAAGAACCTCCTGCTAATGATCAAGCTCCTGAGGTCCCTTTTCAGGCTGATATTGAGGTTACATCAACCCTTCACATAGCGTCTCTCTATAATGATGTGCCTGTGACTGAAGGAGTGGCTTATGTCGAGCAAATGCCAGAACAAATTGTTATCCCTTTCACTGACCAAGTGGCTCACCTTAAAGAACACGAGCAgtcaccaccagctactccacctgTAGCATCCAAGAGAGCCTCGGGCATGTCTGCCAAAGCCGTAGAGGCTGAGCAACACCCTGTAGAGGTGGAGGACAAACAGCGCAGGTCCTCAGTACACGTGGAGGCAGAAGGAACCATTCTGCTCTCTGACTCCTCTTTGAAAGAGCTGCAAGAGGTGGCAGCCCAGACTCGGCACAGAGAGGGCTCTGTCCAGTCACAGGGCTCTCAGAAATCCCTCATCCTTGAGATGAAGGTCAATGCCGTAATCCCCAACAGTACTGGGCAGGATGAGATCTGGGAAAACACTGCTTCCCTGGAGATGGAGGTCAATCCCTTGCCCTCTGAGAGACCTGCCAATGACGTGCCCTCAGGCACCTCTGTTAGATCATCTAGTGGCCCCCCTCATCCTGCTCCTGAAGGTCTTACAGAACCAGACACCGAAGCAGAAGGGGACGCAGCACCCGAACAAGGTTTGCTGGAGCCAG cCATAGCAGCAAGCGAAGCAGGACAACCACCACCATATTCTAACATGTGGACCCTTTATTGTCTAACTGATATGAATCAACAAAGCCGCCCATCGCCACCACCTGCACCTGGGCCTTTCCCCCAAGCAGCCCTCTATTTACCTAATCCTAAGGAtccacagtttctgcagcatccaCCGAAAGTCACTTCTCCGGCTTATGTGATGATGGACGACACCAAGAAGAGCAGTGCCCCGCCTTTTATCTTAGTCGGCTCCAATGTGCAGGAAGCACAGGATTGGAAGCCTGTTCCTGGACATGCCGTTGTTCCCCAGGCAGATGCCTTGAAGAGATATgctgcagtccaagtgcccattgctgTTCCCGCAGAGCAGAAATTCCAGAAACATAGCCCCAACCCCCAGAATGTTAATTTGCCTACGAGTGGACAAGATGTCCCCCGACCACAAAGCCCAGTATATCTTTCTGTTGCTTTCCCAGTAGAAGATGTAGCTAAAAAGAGCTCAGGATCTGGTGACAAACGTACTCCCTGTGGAAGTTACGGTATTGCTGGTGAAATTACCGTGACTACCGCCCAAGTGCGCAGAGCAGAGACATAA
- the OSBPL1A gene encoding oxysterol-binding protein-related protein 1 isoform X2: MPVIFNEPLSFLQRLTEYMEHTYLIHKASSCSDPMERMQCVAAFAVSAVASQWERTGKPFNPLLGETYELVRDDLGFRLISEQVSHHPPISAFHAEGLNNDFIFHGSIYPKLKFWGKSVEAEPRGTITLELLEHNEAYTWTNPTCCVHNIIVGKLWIEQYGTMEITNHKTGDKCVLNFKPCGLFGKELHKVEGYIQDKSKKKLCALYGKWTECLYSVDLTTFDAYKKNDKKNTEEKKSSKQMSSSEESDEMPVPDSESVFVIPGSVLLWRIAPRPPNSAQMYNFTSFAMVLNEVDKEMESVIPKTDCRLRPDIRAMENGEIDQASEEKKRLEEKQRTARKNRSKSEEDWKTRWFHQGPNPYNGAQDWLYSGSYWDRSYFNLPDIY; encoded by the exons ATGCCAGTGATATTTAATGAGCCTTTGAGTTTCCTGCAGCGACTCACTGAATACATGGAGCACACATACCTCATCCACAAGGCCAGTTCCTGCTCCGACCCCATGGAGAGGATGCAG TGCGTGGCTGCGTTTGCTGTGTCGGCGGTGGCTTCTCAGTGGGAacggactggcaagcctttcaaTCCACTGCTGGGAGAGACTTACGAACTGGTTCG aGATGACCTTGGGTTCAGACTCATCTCCGAGCAGGTCAGCCATCACCCCCCGATTAGTGCATTTCACGCAGAAGGATTGAACAATGACTTCATCTTTCATGGCTCCATCTATCCCAAACTCAAGTTCTGGGGCAAGAGTGTTGAAGCAGAGCCCAGAGGAACCATCACCTTGGAGCTCCTTGA ACACAACGAAGCGTACACGTGGACTAACCCCACCTGCTGCGTGCACAACATCATCGTGGGCAAGCTCTGGATCGAGCAGTACGGCACCATGGAAATCACAAACCACAA GACCGGGGACAAATGTGTATTGAATTTTAAGCCATGTGGCCTTTTCGGTAAGGAATTACACAAAGTCGAAGGCTACATTCAAGACAAAAG CAAAAAGAAGCTCTGTGCCCTCTACGGGAAGTGGACCGAGTGCTTATACAGTGTTGACTTGACCACTTTTGACGCTTACAAAAAAAACGATAAGAAAAACACGGAGGAGAAGAAGAGCAGCAAGCAG ATGAGCTCTTCCGAGGAGTCCGACGAGATGCCAGTGCCAGACTCAGAAAGCGTGTTTGTTATCCCTGGCAGTGTTCTCCTGTGGCGGATAGCCCCGCGGCCGCCCAACTCAGCCCAG ATGTATAATTTTACCAGTTTCGCCATGGTGTTGAACGAAGTAGACAAAGAAATGGAGAGTGTGATTCCTAAAACGGACTGCAGGTTACGGCCGGACATACGAGCGATGGAAAACGGAGAAATAG ACCAAGCCAGTGAAGAGAAGAAGAGGCTGGAGGAAAAACAGAGAACAGCCCGCAAGAACAGGTCCAAGTCGGAAGAGGACTGGAAGACGAG GTGGTTCCATCAAGGCCCCAACCCCTACAACGGCGCGCAGGACTGGCTTTACTCGGGCAGCTACTGGGACAGGAGCTACTTCAATTTGCCTGACATTTATTAA